The Anopheles coluzzii chromosome 2, AcolN3, whole genome shotgun sequence genome window below encodes:
- the LOC120947270 gene encoding mucolipin-3-like — MSSVYSSSTISTGDQEESSVSRDRGISRAQNVQFDDTMRPIRPYVSSQRTRSNSDMAVETKEPTDDEGIVESPVLQDARINEMEERLRRKLQFFFMNPIEKWEAKRRFPYKFVVQVIKIVLVTLQLCLFAHSRYTHVNYTWDNTVTFSHLFLRGWDITMEVNNYPPETGPLSVYMIDEFFKTIDYAAAGYANLPQAIGPYSFPTEDNTMAPMRLCLYRYKDGTIFGFNESYVFNPEIDTLCVDLYQNVTTNGSQAYLHDKDIHINFSALVKAELKFAIKTVNFKAAGPITAPDCYRFDIMIFFNNQDHDGQMVLRLEAEPTRLVCHGDVEFIKNSQIDDALRSLLNILVIVICLVSFALCARAIFRAQILRLTTCDFFKQAYGKDLSCEGKWEFVNMWYIMIVFNDILLIIGSALKEQIERKHFIADDWNVCSLLLGVGNSLVWFGVLRYLGFFKTYNVVILTLKKAAPKISRFLLCALLIYAGFTFCGWLVLGPYHIKFRSLSTTSECLFALINGDDMFATFSIMSEKSLMLWWFCRIYLYSFTSLYIYVVLSLFISVIMDAYDTIKKYYKDGFPQSDLRLFVGPISPNDFSSGVFREHEEFDLENMSFFDVVKRIFCFSTRTNGPTGYTSLLPKASSSSYVNN; from the coding sequence ATGAGTAGTGTTTACTCATCCTCCACTATCTCGACTGGTGATCAAGAAGAAAGTAGTGTATCCAGAGACAGAGGTATTAGCCGAGCGCAAAACGTACAATTCGATGATACGATGAGACCCATACGCCCTTACGTTTCGAGCCAGCGAACCAGAAGCAACAGTGACATGGCGGTGGAAACAAAGGAACCAACTGACGACGAGGGCATCGTTGAGTCTCCCGTACTGCAGGATGCCCGCATCAACGAGATGGAAGAACGATTGAGGCGGAAgttgcagtttttcttcatGAATCCAATCGAAAAATGGGAAGCGAAGCGACGTTTCCCTTACAAGTTTGTGGTACAAGTTATCAAAATAGTGCTCGTAACACTGCAACTGTGTCTTTTTGCGCATTCCCGATACACGCACGTGAACTACACATGGGACAACACGGTCACCTTTTCACACCTCTTCCTCCGCGGCTGGGATATCACGATGGAGGTCAACAACTATCCACCCGAGACAGGCCCGCTATCGGTGTACATGATCGATGAGTTCTTCAAAACGATTGATTACGCTGCAGCAGGATACGCCAACCTTCCTCAGGCGATCGGGCCCTACTCCTTCCCAACCGAGGACAATACGATGGCACCCATGCGATTGTGTCTGTACCGGTACAAGGATGGTACTATCTTTGGATTTAACGAAAGCTACGTATTTAACCCGGAAATTGACACACTGTGCGTGGATCTGTATCAGAACGTGACCACAAACGGGAGCCAGGCGTACCTGCACGATAAAGATATTCATATCAACTTCTCGGCGTTAGTAAAGGCGGAATTGAAATTTGCCATCAAAACTGTTAATTTCAAGGCGGCGGGGCCAATAACAGCTCCCGATTGCTATCGTTTCGATATAATGATTTTCTTCAACAACCAAGACCACGATGGCCAAATGGTACTTCGGCTGGAAGCAGAACCTACACGGTTGGTTTGCCACGGCGATGTAGAGTTTATCAAAAACTCACAAATAGACGACGCACTGCGCAGCTTGTTGAACATTCTAGTGATCGTGATATGTCTGGTTTCGTTTGCTCTCTGTGCACGTGCCATTTTTCGTGCCCAGATTTTGCGGCTGACTACTTGTGATTTTTTCAAGCAAGCCTATGGCAAGGATCTTAGCTGCGAAGGCAAATGGGAGTTCGTCAACATGTGGTACATCATGATCGTATTCAACGACATACTGCTTATTATTGGATCGGCACTTAAGGAGCAGATTGAAAGGAAGCACTTTATTGCAGACGACTGGAACGTTTGCTCCCTGCTTTTGGGTGTGGGCAACTCGTTAGTTTGGTTCGGTGTTTTGCGTTACCTTGGATTCTTCAAAACGTACAATGTCGTCATACTAACACTGAAGAAGGCTGCACCTAAAATTAGCCGATTTTTGCTCTGTGCTCTTTTAATCTATGCTGGCTTCACCTTCTGTGGATGGCTGGTGCTTGGACCGTACCACATTAAGTTTCGTTCGCTTTCTACCACCTCCGAGTGTCTGTTCGCTCTTATCAACGGTGACGATATGTTTGCAACCTTCTCGATCATGTCGGAAAAATCATTGATGCTGTGGTGGTTTTGCCGAATCTATCTGTACTCCTTTACCAGCCTCTATATATATGTGGTATTATCTTTGTTCATATCCGTCATTATGGACGCGTACGATACGATCAAGAAGTATTACAAGGATGGTTTCCCGCAGTCCGATCTTCGACTGTTTGTTGGACCGATCAGTCCTAATGACTTCTCTAGCGGTGTTTTCCGGGAGCACGAAGAATTCGATCTGGAGAACATGTCGTTTTTCGATGTGGTAAAAcgcatattttgtttttccaccaGGACTAACGGCCCAACTGGCTACACATCATTATTACCAAAGGCTTCTTCTTCAAGCTATGTCAACAATTAG
- the LOC120952208 gene encoding uncharacterized protein LOC120952208, with protein MSSVNIPKKSHFEAKVLLRSTSFQKLCSIPYNFKIEAIQSYKEHIKTVIKLLKIATRAYVISIYLKCMTTILFNEYIFKLCAQLQGYYPAAGGDILEALTTVTPNIANVRHSIKTNITNSQKPTILNLIILYKKAILTILTYTCILYIALQIISLLTVLWWSSNIPFGLVFLMLDLSYMGFIMSKIALC; from the exons ATGTCTTCTGTGAACATTCCAAAAAAGTCTCACTTTGAGGCAAAGGTGCTGTTACGCAGTACCTCGTTTCAGAAGTTGTGCTCTATACCGTACAATTTCAAAATAGAAG CAATTCAATCGTATAAGGAACACATCAAAACAGTCATAAAACTGCTGAAGATTGCAACGCGAGCTTATGTGATTtcgatttatttaaaatgtatgACTACCATCCTCTTCAACGAATACATCTTTAAACTATGTGCCCAACTGCAG GGTTACTATCCAGCTGCAGGAGGTGATATTTTGGAAGCATTGACAACCGTCACTCCGAATATTGCAAATGTTCGACACAGCATAAAGACAAATATTACAAATTCGCAAAAGCCAACCATCTTAAACTTGATAATACTTTATAAAAAAGCTATTCTCACTATCCTGACCTACACCTGCATTCTATATATTGCACTACAAATAATTTCTTTGCTAACCGTCCTTTGGTGGTCCTCGAACATACCGTTTGGCCTTGTGTTTCTTATGCTGGATTTGAGCTACATGGGTTTCATTATGTCTAAG ATTGCATTGTGCTGA